The genome window TTGCCATGTTCTGAAAATACAAACTGTCTTTACAAGATTCTTATTACCACGTTCTGAAAATACAAACTGTCTTTACGAGATTCTTATCACGTGTTACTGAAATACTGCAGTGAAAGGATTTTGTTGAGAGGAGTGTTGTCAATCACCAAAGTAACGAAAAGGTAGGCTACAGCGTTTATGTAAAGACAATCCAAGTTGATTTGTGAACAGCCAGTACCAATCCTCTCATCTCGCAACCGTCGACACAGAAAACTTGTTCCTCAAAGTAAACCTAAGACGCTAATCTTTCACAAACACCTGTCATTTTTAGTCGATTATTATGCCAAATCACAAAAAACAACATATAGTCTACAACTGAAATACAGTGTctctctgtacatacatacgtgcatgccATTAgacgcatgcatgtatgtatgcaatcgTATACACACAGAACATATAAGTACGCAGCCTGCGATGCAGCGATATAAAACTCATCCATATGATACATATACAGCACATTTGACAACTGAGGGGCAAATCGCGATACTAAACCACGTATCATATTTCATAAGAGTAATTAACTGGAATGCTAATCATACATACGAAATACTGCAAACACTGTTTTCTGATTCCCTTCCGTCAGATCAAGCAGCAACCTTTAGTTAAAACACTTCACAACGGAGAAGCGCTTCGCGTTCTCCTTTTGCCCACTGGAACCATTTGCCTCCACTATTTCCAGAGAACTGTGGACAAAGTGAACTTTCCACGAAATAAACCTCTTTGTTGGCAAggcatcattattttcatcttagTTACAAACGTGTCAGATGCGGAAGTGTTGTCTGTCATCGTCTGCAAATGGAGTCAACGATATACAAATAGCTACTTGTAATTCAAAACATAGTTATGAAACTACTACGTACATAAAAATCCTCGTTTCGTCCGGGGTGAAACTTTCGGTATTCGTGGGTTTCATGGCACAATACaaagtgttttgtttcttttccgaGAAGAGTTCCGTttcggaaaaacaaaaaaaatataggaagaaGATGAAGCGAAGATGTGGGACTTCTTGGTGAAACGAGTTCCTTACAATGTAAACCACCAGATGATGAGTTATATATCTACATGAACGACACTGCCggatgtgtgtctgtctgtctgtctctctctctctctctctttgcgtctACGggatgtcctcctcctcctcacggaACAGGTAGGTGCTCCAGTAGACCACGTTGAAGAGCGCGAAGACCAGCGGGAAGGTGATCCTCGAGATGACGTCGATCCTTTTACTCCTGCTGGGGAACTTGGAGAGCCAGGACCCGCAGCAACGTCTCGGCGGAGGGGGCTGCATGTGGATCTCGCACTGCCGAGCCTTATCCAGGGAGAGACCATCACCGTGGGGCCTCATCAGGGGCTTCTGTTAAGACCAGCATCAGTACGGTCAAGCCTAACACTAACGGGACTCCCCGAAGAGATCGCCGGAGCGAGAAACTCATCTTTCGTGAAACGGAGCTTGAGTGTGTTACTTCGAAGTAGCTACCGCGTGACTTACAGACACTGGTTTCGtgcgacgatgatgatgatgatgacggcgtCACGTAATTGTCACTGAAACGTGAGGCCTGCGCGATGTTCaggctttttgtttttaaatgctttCTAAGGCTGATTGGATAATGTTAAAGCTAGTTCAATCTCATTTCTGACAAAGCATCGTCGGCTTCGACGCTAGTTTTAATCATGTTTCTGAACAAAGCATCTTGAGCGTCGACGCTAGTCTGAATCGTGTTTCTGAACAAAGCATCTTGAGCGTCGACGCTAGTCTGAATCGTGTTTCTGAACAAAGCATCTTGAGCGTCGAGTTAGTTTTAATCGTGTTTCTGAACAAAGCATCTTCGGCGTTGACGCCAGTCTTAAACTCTATTTCTGAACAAAGCTTCTGCAGCTTCTACGTCGACGCAATTTTAATCGTGTTTCTGAACAAAGCATCTTCGGCGTCGACGCTAGTTTTAATCGTATTTCTGAACAAAGCGCTTTCAGCGTCGACGTCGACGTAATTTTAATCGTATTTCCGAACAAAGCATCTTGAGTGTCGACGTAATTTTAATAGTATTTCTAAACAAAGCATCGTCGACATCGACGCTAGTCTTAATCGTGTTTCTAAACAAAGCATCTTCGGCGTCGACGCTAGTCTTAAATCCTATTTCTGAACAAAGCATCTTGAGCGTCGACGTCGACGTAATTTTAATCGCATTTCTAAACAAAGCATCTTCGACATCGACGCTAGTCTTAACCGTGTTTCTAAACAAAGCATCTTCGGCGTCGACGCTAGTCTTAAATCCTATTTCTGAACAAAGCATCTTGAGCGTCGACGTCGACGTAATTTTAATCGCATTTCTAAACAAAGCATCTTCGACATCGACGCTAGTCTTAACCGTGTTTCTAAACAAAGCATCTTCGGCGTCGACGCTAGTCTTAAATCCTATTTCTGAAAAAAGCATTACCAGCGTCGACGTAATTCTAATCGCATTTCTGAACAAAGCATCTTTGGATTCGTCGCTAATTCTGCGCCGATGAGTTTCTCACTCCGGGACAGGAGACCCCTCTTAAAATAAATACTTCCTCATGGACCCTCATCAATGGAGACTTGATTTTTAAGTGTTTAACTTGGGGGAAATAAGCAATTGCTGTCAGCCAAacttaaaatcaaagaaaaaactatCCATTAACAAGTTTATCGATACTGCattgacaatgaaaatgaaatgctatcaTTCAAGAACAGCACACTTCTCACAGCAGcgatttaaatataaatacaccgagagagagagagagagagagagagagagagagagagagagagagagagagagagagagagagagaaaagaagccacAGGTGCTGGAATTGTAAAAATGCAAACAAAGAGGATATAAAGCAGATATGATTATAATGAGAATTATTCTGAGcaacgtaaaaataataataataataataataataataataataataataataataataataataataataatgtaaagagtaaaaaataaaatatgatttcagTTACAAAGTATGCCAATGATTGCATGAAAAGAAAGTAtggtgaatttttatattattatacagaaaattattcagattaacgtgatattaataataataataataataataataataataataataataataataataataataataacgcaaagagtaaaaaataaaaaaaaataatttcagtaataaaTTAAGCTAATAcacggaaagaaaatatgaattttttggaCAATAAATCCTGAAAAGCGTGATAACTTTCAGCCAAACCATACAAATTCTTTTGCTTATCTAACATGAACgataaatgatagaaaataaatggataaataaataaaatacaacacaaacgagtaaatttcttttttttctttctgcaaaattttcttatattaccAAAGTAGTGAATGTAAGTGTATggcaaaaataaagcaaataaaaaggagGGACAAGGAACACTCACTCGTTCAAgtaacaaggatttttttttttcgtgtaaacagctattttttttttctactggaaaattaattgaaatgaattCACTTGAGCCTGGCAGGGGTACAAGTGGGTAAGACATTTAAAATCGAAATTTAAGGACGctctcattttttccccttaaactaaaatatgtcgattttttctcttttaataccGGACATTTACTGAATGAATTGGGTAGCAATTTGGTGTCCACTAAGAAAGGAACATGGGGgtaaatttcttctttctctctttaaaacttcggctgaaaacccttacggacagagtcaacaaACTAAATAAACCTAAGAGGGCTCCATAGGGAAACCAGcctgaagattgagagagagagagagagagagagagagagagagagagagagagagagagagagagagagagagagattacatgaaAAGGTGACatcaatatatatgatacacCAGAAATTCAGGAGACTTCAACAGAGCGCAGGAATGAACTGGCTCCACGCTTcgatatttggagatcagaagattccacatgATATGATTTGAcataattataaacttttaatatagaaaaaaatgataaggGTTCGTGTTAATGGATAGCAAATAACAATTTTGTCCTTTCCAGACGAAAGGTCTGCCCGCACTTTCCAGAAGTGAGACCCGGGCTCTTCGAAATGAAGGAGAACCAGTTGGGTGGGATACCAACCCTGGCGAACCCCAGCTGTTTACACGAACGGAAGTTTTAGGACACGAGATTTTAATCACTAAcgaacattctttttttttgtttctttagtaaTCGGAAAAGAAGCCATTCTTAGCCACACACAGAAGCTGGACATCATGCAAATTTGACTCTCGTGCGAAACAAGAAAAGGGATGATTTAAGgcacgaaggaaagaaaagaataaagcgTAGCAACAGTGCAGACACGACTCATGTATACTCCCAAGGTCAAGATGAAAGAACATCAAAACAGCATAAAAGGAAGATACGTTTAAAAGAACATCAAATTTAATCTGATctgcactttaaaaaaaaacacaagtacaATGTGAACTTCTTTCTCAACAAAAATATTCCTCACAGTTGTTGATTTACGTCACGATACAGCTCTTGTCAAGATGAGGCATATactgatttaagaaaaaaaatctagagaACCGTTTAACACGtacagtttttagaaaacatttcaaattaaagACAGTGTCAGAACGATCCGCAAACTAATTTTTAAGTGCAAAGGGCAAAGTGACCTGAACGATTTATAGGCAACCTATCCAGTGTTATTTCACCGGGAatagaaaatacatttcaaataattttggcAAAGTAAAAGATCTTTGTTCACAGTGACAAATCTTCAATATTTACAGATATGTCACATGTTGCTTCATATGACgtcttgaaattttaaattccataatctttttttttttttttggggatcgAAGAATATTTGTTTGGGAACTTGTCACAGAGGGTCTAATCTATTTGGCACGGATGCACTGTCTTCACATTTCAAGTCTGAGGTTAGATGTAATcctaaaatttctttaaagaaatgctTTGCAAGCAAGCAAAGCAGCACATTAATTCCGTCAACGCACAGAAAGCCTCAATAAAAGTGCATATGGAAACAGTGTGCACAATAACAAGTCTTCAAAAGATACTCTTGCCCATGCGCACAAATCTGGTGCGTGTTCTTAGACGTCTGATCTTCAATTGAAACTGAAGTTacatagaaaaaacttttaaccTTTGAATATACTCAACTCACTAGGGGAATGATATTTTTGTTGTGACAGAAGCAAACTTGACTTAGCTTAAACATACAAAACACTCTCTTTACTGGCttctaaaagttatttttatactaAAACATCTAATATTCAAAGTATTATATTCTTACCAACCTTATTACTTAACCAAATATTTGAGGGGGGGGGATAGGAAAGGGTGAGTCTCACTTAGAAGAAATAATATTCTGTATGAGATTCTAAGTAGAATTAGACAGTATTCAGTATGATATTCTAAGCAGAATTTGGCAGTATTCAGTATGAGATTCTAAGTAGAATTAGACAGTATTTAGTATGAGATTCTAAGCAGAATTAAACAGTATTCAGCATGAGATTCTAAGTAGAATTAGACAGTATTCAGTATGAGATTCTAAGTAGAATTTGGCAGTATTCAGTATGAGATTCTAAGTAGAATTAGGCAGTATTCAGTATGAGGATCTAAGTAGAATTAGACAGTATTCAGTATGAGATTCTAAGTAGAATTAGACAGTATTTAGTCTGAGACTCTAAGAAGAATTAGAACCAAAGTCTCATCCGTTCGGTTGAATAGGAAAGGGCGAGTCTCACTTATACAAGAAATAATGTTCAGTATGAAATTCTAAGTCGAATTAGACTTTAAGTCTCATTTGTTCGGTCAAGCACGAAAACAGTCTCAAGTTGTTCGAGGCAAGATCAAATTGCTTAACGAGTGATAACTCGAAGGTCCTTACTCTTTCCTTATGACAACATATTCAAGGCTTCATAATGAATACAGCAATTATAAAGGGAGGTCAGTATCTCCTAAAAGCTTTCTTCTAATAGGAAATTTAACGCCTCTGTGAAATACTGAGGGAGGGTCTATTGCAGAGTTGTATGTCtgttctcactctctttctctctacatatatgtatactgcatatatatatatacatatatatatatatatatacatatatatatatatatatatatatatatatatatttatatatatatatatatatatatatatatatatatatatatatatatatatatatatatatatatatatatatacatacgtaatttCATCTCCACATCCTTCAGAAGTGAGAAAACTGGACCCCAAGAAAACTACAGCATATTTCGAAAAGATTCTGGAGAAAAAGAACGAACGAGAGACTCACTCAAACATTGGGCTACAAGGACACGAGGCTGAAGAAGGGTAGGgtaaagggggaggaaggggagggggggggaggggaaggggggggggaaggaaaggtggaatgggagggaggaaggagaggggttggggggagggtggggttTCCTCCTTACCATGGCGAACGTAGCGGCTCCATCCGCCTCCAGGTGATCCGCCTCCAAGGCTGCCTGGTGCTCGAACTCCCACTGCCTCCGCTGCTTCTTCATCTGCTCCCGATGAATGTCCGATCTGGAGGCGTAGTTGACCAAGGCGAACTCCAGCAGGGCGCCGAAGACGAAGGTCAGGCACACGCCCGTCCAGACGTCAATGGCCTGCAAGGTATCGTGGGCGTCAGTTGGAACTGAATGGaattgttgttcagaagatgaaccctacagATCGGAACCCTAACGGAATGgcatgtaaaatttaggccaaaggccaagcgctgagacctctGATGGTCATTAAGCAtcgaaagggaaaaaaagaaaaagaaaaaagaagaaataccatcgAAAATACCATCAAGAGAatctacaagaaaaagaaaaatggagaaatgcCATCGAAAATACCATCAAAGagaatctacggatttacataccaggtttcagtaacctgctgtacagtaatactttaaaataaagaatttctgctgtaacaaccgctgtttcatccatcgaaatatgaacattgaacaattattgactaatattggtgtgcaggaaaagcgaattattagaaaatggagaaaactcagtataaaatcaattcccaaaatgcagccattttattccacaaagtactattattattattatattattattttccaggagatgaaccctactcatatggaacaagcacaccaaaggcccactgacttgaaattcaaacttccaaaaatctggtgttcatttgaaagacgaaGAGGTCACTTGTTACagtagaaaaaacaaattaacaaattaataattaatagagagtaaatatataaaactgagagtaaaagaggtttgaaaggtgtaataggaggaaacctcacagttgcactatgaaacaattgttagcagatgGTGGgaagcgagatggaagaaagagaatatgaatggaggtacagtaaaaggaatgagggaggtcgcagctagtggccgaaggaaccctgcaaagaaccatacgtgatgcctacagtgcaccgcgtgaggtgtcaGTTGGAAGGTAGGAatttagaatttcttcataaaatgGACAATTAAAAATGCAAGGGGTGAAGGTGCTTCAATTCAGCAGACAAAGACTCAGGAAACTACTGCATGTAACAAAAATATGTGATCAACTACAGCTGTTATATTACGcctagaaaatatatttcataaatgttttttatcagaatttcatGGTATAAGTTacacaaaaaagtgaaaatggagtCAATGatgaacaacaacatcaacaatgtACGAGAGGTGCATTGTACCATCTCGTGCCCTCCATCCTTGAGTTTACTTTATATAACAAGCCACTACCTTCGAATGTTTGCAGCACGTGCAACAGAAGTCATGACACAATTACCAATAAATCATagtaatacatacaaataatatacgATTAATGATCACagttatacatattacatacttAACTGCAACTATCACAGTCATAAAAAGGCTGGCCAGCAAGactgaaggagaaaaggaagcgggaacggaggtgaagtaaaagTTAAAACAGTGGGTGCatcagctagggtccgaagggacgctgcagaaacCCTGtgggaatgcctacagtgcaccactccCTGTGGGGGAAAGTGAGTGAGGCCTGCATCCCATGACAAATCGAGATATATAAACAAGGCGCCAGTTCGTCCTCACCTTCGTGTACGAAACAGGTGGCAGAGACTGGTTGATGCCGGACGTCTGAGTGGCCATCGTCAGAAGGGTGGTGACTCCCAAGGACACCCTGGCCGGCACGGCGTTCTGATCCAGCCAGAAGGACACCCAGGACACGATGACCAACATGCAGCAGGGGATGTAGATGGTCAGCAGGTAGTAGGAGAACTCCCGCTTGAACAGCAGGTCGACTTTCAGGCAAGAATATGCACCTAGAAAGGAACGGGGGGTTTTAGTCAAGGAGGCAAAGAACGGTGAATAGTTATATAAACCATATGGATGAATGCAAAGGAACAGGGGGTTTCAGTCATGGCTGCAAAGAACGGTGAATGCTTATAACAACACATATGGGTGAATCACACGAAattattctcttattatttaGTCTCGTGTGATTAGACGCCTAGCTCCTCCAGACAGAAAATTGTGTCGACTCTCATATAAATGAAGACCACTCAAGAACGACAGATAGAAAATAGCCGGATCTCATAATCGTTTCCAATCATCCTGTTTCTtaacacacacgtatgtatatatatatatgaagataaaaggcccataaaaatatatatacatatatatatatatatatatatatatatatatatatatatatatatatatatatatatatatatatatatatatatatatatatatatataatatatatatatatatatatatatcattctgatTTTAAACAAATGTTCATAACTGAAACAAATACGCGTAACTGTTGACAACTGAGTGGAATTTAAGTTTTTAAAGCGTCCCTGTTCTTATAGTATGTCATCTCACCATTTGTCACATTTGACGTTGAATGACCTCTGGGACCCAGCGGGTGGGCCATGTCCCTAAATTCCTTGCATGCACCCAAATAAACacgaattaaatgaaattttcttaaacGATTCTTCTGCTCTTTTTCTATTGGTTTCGGAAACTACTGATTTCcctgattaatttaaaaaaatccatcAGTGAAATCACAACGTTGACTTAATTTACTAAATTTATAAATTAGGCTAATCTTTGACCTAATTCATCTTTTAagcttgaaatttatttcatgtctTTCAGAGAGAACTTTCATATGCTTGAAATAATTGCGTTGCAGTTAAAATGTACATAAATCGATTCTGACAAAAAAGATTCTAGGGTAGCAGAAACCAAATTGGCCTCGTGGTGACCACATTCTACCAGAATTACCAGGTAAAAGAAGAGGTTTGAATGCAGGTTTAAAGCCCCTGCCTTATAAAGTATACATAAAGTACCAAGCGCTCCTGAaccttacaaaatacaaaataaagttcTACAGCCATAGccaacaaataaaagtaaattttcaggTTCGTGGAAGACATTTTCCCCCCTCACAGTATGTTATTCATCTTGATTCTGAGCACCTCAGATTTTTCAAGCTTTTCTACACAATATGACGATTCTTCTGCAGTGCGCGGAATGAATGCTGAAATAACCGTCGCCCCCCTCACCTGTATTCGTCTTGCTGTTGCAATAATCTGTGAAGAACTTTTCGAGAGTGAATCTCGGCAGGTGAAGGTTCTGAGTCACCTGGACTGGGTCTCCTTTGCGCCATAGGAACACGAGGTCGTCTGTCGTCCAGCCATCTAGAAGGAAGAAACGTCACATCTTTTTAGCTTCCGCAAGGCAGCACCTCGTCACCACACCTACTTACACAGTCTACGCACAGGAAAATGGGGTTTCCTCCCTCGTGCCCAACTGACAGAGGAGGAACTGAAAGCGTCAAGTCTGACCCTTGTTCAGTTAAGGTCTTAGGAAACACTGGAAAAACTCTTGTCGAAACAAAGTGGCAAATTCAGATGAAAGATGGAGGCAGAAATAtgagaaagataaatgaaaagcaaagctcTCAAGGTGAAGCATATCCAAGTGCACAGTCTCTTCTTTGTAGACctaaattacaacaaaaaatggGGTTTTTCCACTTCAGATGAAACTTAAATTTGGAAACCACGGCTATAAATATTGTTGCACAGTACTGCACGTCATTAATCTTCTATTCATGTGCCCATTTCTCTGCAAATCTTTGCAACATATCAGCGTAAGAAATTTGTTGTAGCGCTTATTCAACTCCACAATCTGGGATGAATTCGGAAGTCTGACCCCCtggagaaatgtgtgtgtgtgtgtgtataaaaattctATGAACTATTTTAATAACGTAATACTAATAATTACAGTCTATGATTGTTGCAGAGACATTGTCATTAGCTCACTTAAAGCTTTTCCAAAACTGTTTTTTGTTCTATTGATAAGAATcctgaaaaaaagtataaataatggCAAGGAAAGTGGTCCGAAAAATATCATATGACAAGTATTTATTGCCACATTTGTCTATTTGTAAATTGAAGACTTCGTCTTACGGAGCTTGATATTTTGGAAACGAGTAATGAATATTAGCCAGACACCTAACACGAAAGTATGTGGGAGTTCAATAAGAAAAGAATTAAGCCGATAAAATTAGGAACTTATAAATATCaagatgaaacgaaaaaaaaaaaaacaattctgacAAAGAAGGAGACGTATTCAGACActtaaaaaaatcacttaaagcAATCAAATGGTGATACAATTTACAGAGGGAATCAAAAGGATCTTATCTAAttcattacaattacaataatcaTAGTGATAGCagaatgatgacaatgatgatggtgAACTAAAGTAAATCTAACAGATAATCacgaaaatattcataatcatagCAACACCTGATGAAGATGGCATGATAAACAAAGACATCTAATTAATATTCATACAAAGATtcacgacgatgatgatgatgatgtaatcatAAGTATATTTCCAACGTGGAAGAGACATGTATTGCAATACAAAGCAGAGGAGAGCGATTATTGCCTCCGCTGTGGGTACCAGAAGAAGCTTCTAAAGAAGGAGTGTTAAGAAgtaaacgactctctctctctctttctctcttctctcactctctctctcaatgaaaggAGACAACGGCAAACCAAAGTTGTAATACAACGAgctataataagtaaatatatccaACATGCATGTTTTGGAAGATGCAAAAATAGAGGCTCTCCAGTGTTGCAGAGCAAAGCGTCAATGAATTCAGGAGTGGAGTTATTTGGTGATGcgtccttcaatctctctctctctctctctctctctctctctctctctctctctccctctctctctctcgttacagggattttttttttcgtgaatgaCGTCTTGAATTTTTACTGATTAAATAATGTTCTGAATCGAACTGAAAAGCGGATGACTTGAAAGCGAGAAAGTAGAAGAAAACTGATGATGAAGGAAACTCTCCCCCATGAAAGACTTAGAGAAAGGAATTACacgcaaattaaaacaaaagattaaaaaatggcACCTTTTGCATTTATGCACAAAATGTCCCCTGTCGCATCTTGAACCCACTGTTTTCACATGAACAGGAtacgggggtgggggaggggaaggagaaaacaaaatgaataatgaaaaaagccAAAGCGAGAGCCGAGGCAACAGGTAACGTATAGCCTCACTGATCATccccattcattattcattaaaggTGAACCTGCTTATCTTTGGATACTGAAAAACCAATTAAATTTGTCTTGAAAAACCTAGTAGATCTGTTTGAAAAACTAAGTTAATTTGTTTGAAAAGCCACGTTAATTTGTTTGGAAAACCAGTTAATTTATCTGAAAAATcagtaaatttgtttaaaaaaccaGGCTAATTTTTCTGAAAACCCAAGTTAATTTGTTTGAAAAACCAGGTTAATTTGTTTGAAAAACCAAGGGAATTTATGTGAAAaacaagtacattttttttaaaaaccaagTAAATTTGTCAGAAAAACCAAGTTAATCTGTTTGAAAAACaagtatattcttttaaaaatcaagtaaatttgTCTGAAAAACCAAgttaatttgtataaaaaaaacaagtggaTTTGTTGAAAAGCTaagtaaatttgttttaaaaaaccaAGTAAATTTGCTTGAAAAACTAAGTGGATTTGTTTGAAAAACTAAGTAAATTTGTTTGAAAAACcaagttaatttattttgaaaaaccaatttaatttgttttgaaaaccaaataaatttgtttgaaaaaaccaaggttatttttttaaaaaaccaagtaaatttatttgaaaagaaaaaccaagTAAATTTGTTTGAAAAACCAAGTTAATTTGTTTGAAAAACCAAGTTAATTTGTCTGAAAAACCAACTTAATTTTCTTGCTGATATCTTCAAATGATTTGTTGTTTCTTATGAAACTGAATGTCATCTGAATTGTGGTGGGGTTTGTTATTGTCTCCATAACTCTTGACAGCTTTGAATCACATTCTCCACTATtaaatggaagaagaatgaaagaaagaaatgggtTCCTAACACAGAGTGACACATTagcaaaaagtaaagaaaaggcatacttgaacataaaaaaaagtaaaacaaataacaggaaaaaataatagataaaaaatttattgtaaaagaaTCAATATCACGTAAAAGAACTATTTTGTGCATAAGTGCGCAATGGAGAGTGAAAATGGAATTGAGAAATATAAAGAGATGAGAAATCCGAGGCAAAATAGAAGATATGAGATGAAGACGATAAAATACGAAAGGGAGGGGGGAaacaaataagaagaataaaagaatatggAGTTATGAAAGTGGAGAGATTAAGAAACGGGAACTAACATAGAAAATTCACACAGGAATTGCTGGCAAATAAGGGCTAACAATATCGGGAGAATAAATAGAAAGAGTCCTTGTTTTCGAAACGAGAAAGAGTGAAGAAGGGACGCTGATACAAATCAAGAACTGAAAGAATGAGATGAAGTCAAACTGAAGGGCGTAAAAAACGTGAGAAGGTGAAAACATGAGATGCGAAAGATTTCAGACAATAAAGTTACCATTCAGAAAGCTGTTCAGATAAGATCTTTTAAAGTTTCTCTTTTCGAAAGCAGAAAAGAAACAGCAAGCGAGCGACATGAAGTGTTCAGAATTCCAaagaaaagaacaggaaagaagAGGGAAGCTTTAGGAACGCAAGCAAGCTAAAAATCTCATGTGTCGTTGATCCAACTTATAATCTGGTCGGAATGAAATCGGA of Macrobrachium rosenbergii isolate ZJJX-2024 chromosome 11, ASM4041242v1, whole genome shotgun sequence contains these proteins:
- the GluClalpha gene encoding glutamate-gated chloride channel isoform X2, whose amino-acid sequence is MSRDRWRIGAVPLCFLFILQTVWATGAHGPETQQWKWSGKQGKAQLNYREKEKDILDELFQTGRYDKRIRPSGVNGTVDEPTIVMINMMFRSIQTIDDVKMEYSVQLTFREEWEDERLAFDDLGGRIKYLTLTETNKVWMPDLFFKNEKLGHFHDIILPNVYLRIFPNGDVLYSIRISLTLSCPMNLQLYPLDRQTCELLLASYGWTTDDLVFLWRKGDPVQVTQNLHLPRFTLEKFFTDYCNSKTNTGAYSCLKVDLLFKREFSYYLLTIYIPCCMLVIVSWVSFWLDQNAVPARVSLGVTTLLTMATQTSGINQSLPPVSYTKAIDVWTGVCLTFVFGALLEFALVNYASRSDIHREQMKKQRRQWEFEHQAALEADHLEADGAATFAMKPLMRPHGDGLSLDKARQCEIHMQPPPPRRCCGSWLSKFPSRSKRIDVISRITFPLVFALFNVVYWSTYLFREEEEDIP
- the GluClalpha gene encoding glutamate-gated chloride channel isoform X5, producing MWNKDVKIKTGVAATMSRDRWRIGAVPLCFLFILQTVWATGAHGPETQQWKWSGKQGKAQLNYREKEKDILDELFQTGRYDKRIRPSGVNGTENNPTLVDVNLMLRSISKIDDYNMEYSVQLTFREEWEDERLAFDDLGGRIKYLTLTETNKVWMPDLFFKNEKLGHFHDIILPNVYLRIFPNGDVLYSIRISLTLSCPMNLQLYPLDRQTCELLLASYGWTTDDLVFLWRKGDPVQVTQNLHLPRFTLEKFFTDYCNSKTNTGAYSCLKVDLLFKREFSYYLLTIYIPCCMLVIVSWVSFWLDQNAVPARVSLGVTTLLTMATQTSGINQSLPPVSYTKAIDVWTGVCLTFVFGALLEFALVNYASRSDIHREQMKKQRRQWEFEHQAALEADHLEADGAATFAMARQCEIHMQPPPPRRCCGSWLSKFPSRSKRIDVISRITFPLVFALFNVVYWSTYLFREEEEDIP
- the GluClalpha gene encoding glutamate-gated chloride channel isoform X13, which translates into the protein MSRDRWRIGAVPLCFLFILQTVWSGKQGKAQLNYREKEKDILDELFQTGRYDKRIRPSGVNGTENNPTLVDVNLMLRSISKIDDYNMEYSVQLTFREEWEDERLAFDDLGGRIKYLTLTETNKVWMPDLFFKNEKLGHFHDIILPNVYLRIFPNGDVLYSIRISLTLSCPMNLQLYPLDRQTCELLLASYGWTTDDLVFLWRKGDPVQVTQNLHLPRFTLEKFFTDYCNSKTNTGAYSCLKVDLLFKREFSYYLLTIYIPCCMLVIVSWVSFWLDQNAVPARVSLGVTTLLTMATQTSGINQSLPPVSYTKAIDVWTGVCLTFVFGALLEFALVNYASRSDIHREQMKKQRRQWEFEHQAALEADHLEADGAATFAMARQCEIHMQPPPPRRCCGSWLSKFPSRSKRIDVISRITFPLVFALFNVVYWSTYLFREEEEDIP
- the GluClalpha gene encoding glutamate-gated chloride channel isoform X12 gives rise to the protein MSRDRWRIGAVPLCFLFILQTVWSGKQGKAQLNYREKEKDILDELFQTGRYDKRIRPSGVNGTVDEPTIVMINMMFRSIQTIDDVKMEYSVQLTFREEWEDERLAFDDLGGRIKYLTLTETNKVWMPDLFFKNEKLGHFHDIILPNVYLRIFPNGDVLYSIRISLTLSCPMNLQLYPLDRQTCELLLASYGWTTDDLVFLWRKGDPVQVTQNLHLPRFTLEKFFTDYCNSKTNTGAYSCLKVDLLFKREFSYYLLTIYIPCCMLVIVSWVSFWLDQNAVPARVSLGVTTLLTMATQTSGINQSLPPVSYTKAIDVWTGVCLTFVFGALLEFALVNYASRSDIHREQMKKQRRQWEFEHQAALEADHLEADGAATFAMARQCEIHMQPPPPRRCCGSWLSKFPSRSKRIDVISRITFPLVFALFNVVYWSTYLFREEEEDIP